Below is a genomic region from Brassica rapa cultivar Chiifu-401-42 chromosome A08, CAAS_Brap_v3.01, whole genome shotgun sequence.
GTTAGAACAATGTGTTGCATACTTCTCTTAAAATGAAATGGAGAGTGTATCCGGTTGATTTATTATGGCTTCATTGCAGATACTTTGAGATTCACGTCTGCCCTATCACTTGTTCTAGCGGTTGTTTTTCTAGTCATCACTGCGGGAATCGTCGTTACAAAGTTTTACAGAGGTGGTTTGATGAAGCCAAGACTCTTCCCAAACGTCACTGACTTGTCATCGGTCTGGAAACTCTTCACCGTTGTTCCTGTGCTTGTCAACGCATACATTTGTCATTCTAACGGTAACGCTTCTTTCTCACTAAAAGGATTAAACAGGAACTCATGGTTTTTTGATGTTTTCAGTCCACAATATACAGAACGAGCTTGAAGACTCCATTCAGATCAAAGCTGTTGTGCGTTCAGCTCTAGTGATGTCCTCCTCTGTTTACGTAATGACAAGCTTGTTCGGATACCTCTTGTTTGGTGAATCTACTCTTGATGATGTTCTTGCAAACTTTGATACCGATCTTAAGATCCCTTTCGGTCCGGTTCTCAGTGAGGCAGTCAGACTCAGCTATGCAGCTCATCTCATGCTTGTGTTCCCTGTTATCTTCTATCCTTTGCGCGTTAACCTGGACGGTCTCTTGTTCCCTACGGCTACTCCATCACTTACTACCTCTAATATGAGGTTTGGCTCCATCACTGCCGGTCTCATTGCTGTAATCTTTGTTGGTGCAAACTTCATTCCAAGCATCTGGGATGCTTTCCAACTCACTGGAGCTACAACTTCTGTCTGCATCGGTTTCATATTCCCTGCTGCTGTCATCTTGAAGTAAGTCCCCATTGTTTCTCATAACAGACTGGTTTTGGAACCTAATGGATCATTTTACCTGAGGGT
It encodes:
- the LOC103833261 gene encoding amino acid transporter AVT6B: MSSYTIKETMATKDEVQNDPLLQASESDGHEEFNGASFTGAVLNLATAIIGAGIMALPATMKILGLVPGIVMILLMAFLTDKTIDFLLSFSGVGNARRSYGGLMEDSFGKTGRIVLQVAVLVTNIGVLIVYMIIIGDVLEGMLEGWFGESWWDKRSIVLLFTTLCVFAPLASFKRIDTLRFTSALSLVLAVVFLVITAGIVVTKFYRGGLMKPRLFPNVTDLSSVWKLFTVVPVLVNAYICHSNVHNIQNELEDSIQIKAVVRSALVMSSSVYVMTSLFGYLLFGESTLDDVLANFDTDLKIPFGPVLSEAVRLSYAAHLMLVFPVIFYPLRVNLDGLLFPTATPSLTTSNMRFGSITAGLIAVIFVGANFIPSIWDAFQLTGATTSVCIGFIFPAAVILKDRHNRATKMDKTIAIFVIVLAVFSSAVAIYSDAYALVKKNKSTFPM